Proteins found in one Hypomesus transpacificus isolate Combined female chromosome 20, fHypTra1, whole genome shotgun sequence genomic segment:
- the mtif3 gene encoding translation initiation factor IF-3, mitochondrial, with protein MSVGCLRWLLGHTVRVCGGGVNSWRPTSVLLCGSGRCTTALHWRWVQFAPLTTTVDETGEELLPKKKKQDSRARASISSVGRKIHQRHLQVISEMGENLGTMHRADVLRLMDERGLKLVPLNENKDPPVYRLMSGKQIHEEQLKLREKQKAKGAPVEVKEVIFSSDIAAHDLLTKLNHVRSWLNKKNHVKITLRSGRVKQTQPLDTALEHMVQQIEATVGFVSRPKVIRDGKSAMCILRPPSAKELLEEKNKPTVAQPSFPESQPSVPESQPSIPESQPLKPTMPSPDNPKDSQD; from the exons ATGTCTGTGGGCTGTCTGAGGTGGTTGCTGGGTCATActgtcagggtgtgtggaggcggTGTCAACTCCTGGAGACCGACATCAGTTCTACTGTGTGGCAGTGGTAGATGCACTACTGCACTCCATTGGAGATGGGTTCAATTCGCTCCTTTAACAACCACAGTTGACGAAACTGGAGAAGAACTGCTGCCCAAAAAGAAAAAGCAAGATTCCAGAGCCCGTGCTTCCATAAGCAGTGTTGGACGGAAGATCCACCAGCGCCACCTGCAGGTGATCAGCGAGATGGGCGAGAACCTCGGCACCATGCACCGAGCAGACGTCCTAAGACTCATGGACGAGCGTGGACTAAAGCTGGTGCCGCTCAACGAAAACAAAGACCCACCCGTGTACCGCCTTATGAGTGGTAAACAGATCCACGAGGAGCAACTCAAGCTGCGTGAGAAGCAGAAAGCCAAGGGAG CCCCAGTGGAGGTGAAAGAAGTCATCTTTTCATCGGACATCGCTGCACATGACCTCTTAACCAAACTGAACCACGTGCGGAGCTGGCTTAACAAGAAGAACCACGTTAAAATAACTCTGAGATCAGGACGCGTTAAACAAACACAGCCACTG GACACAGCCCTGGAGCACATGGTGCAACAAATAGAAGCAACAGTCGGGTTCGTCTCCAGGCCCAAAGTCATTCGTGATGGCAAATCCGCCATGTGTATCCTTCGTCCACCTTCGGCTAAAGAGCTGTTGGAGGAGAAGAACAAACCAACTGTGGCACAGCCCAGCTTCCCTGAGTCACAGCCCAGCGTCCCAGAGTCACAGCCCAGCATCCCTGAGTCACAGCCTCTGAAGCCCACAATGCCATCGCCTGATAATCCAAAAGACTCCCAAGACTGA
- the gtf3aa gene encoding general transcription factor IIIAa, with protein MVKMDKQQPRQLRSFICSFPDCQAFYNKEWKLEAHMCKHTGVKPFVCDREGCGRSFCTKYHLARHELTHSGEKPFRCTLDGCTNGFTTNANLQKHINRIHNQEQKQYVCVFEGCGKIFKKNKQLKSHQCEEHTLLPLYQCSFEGCQKRFSFPNKLKRHEKVHRGYPCVEQECSFIGRTWTEYTKHRRESHRVLLPCNKCNKVFRDSWFLQQHQQVHSEVRLVLKCPREGCERSFTTPFNLQNHIGSFHEELRPFTCPHAGCGKTFAMKQSLQRHGVVHNPELKKQRKPRPKRSLVSRLSGYKSGKRDCFPQQQATQSIGSRQPEQISTGGSDLASLLKDTNLCNPVLTV; from the exons ATGGTAAAAATGGACAAACAGCAGCCACGACAGCTCAGAAGCTTCATATGTTCATTCCCTGACTGTCAAGCATTTTACAACAAGGAATGGAAACTCGAAGCccacatgtgcaaacacactGGAGTG AAACCATTTGTGTGTGACCGCGAAGGCTGTGGAAGGTCCTTCTGCACGAAGTACCACTTGGCGCGCCACGAGCTCACCCACAGCGGGGAAAAACCCTTTCG GTGCACGTTGGACGGATGCACAAATGGGTTTACCACCAATGCTAATCTACAGAAACATATCAATCGCATTCACAACCAAGAACAGAAACAGTATGTG TGTGTTTTTGAAGGCTGCGGGAAGATTTTCAAAAAGAACAAGCAGTTGAAGTCTCATCAATGTGAAGAGCACACTCTGTTGCCACTATATCA ATGTAGCTTTGAAGGCTGCCAGAAAAGATTCTCTTTCCCCAACAAACTGAAACGTCATGAGAAGGTTCACAGAG GTTACCCCTGTGTGGAACAAGAGTGTTCTTTCATCGGAAGAACCTGGACAGAATACACCAAGCACAGAAGAGAATCACACAGGG TTCTTCTGCCGTGTAACAAGTGCAACAAGGTGTTCCGGGATTCGTGGTTTCTGCAGCAACACCAGCAGGTTCACTCTGAGGTGCGCCTGGTGCTGAAATGTCCCAGAGAGGGTTGTGAAAGGTCCTTCACCACACCATTCAACCTGCAGAACCACATTGGCTCCTTCCATGAGGAGCTGAGGCCCTTCACCTGTCCTCATGCTGGCTGTGGAAAGACCTTTGCCATGAAG CAAAGCTTACAACGACATGGTGTTGTACACAATCCTGAACTCAAGAAACAG AGGAAGCCTCGCCCGAAGAGATCCCTTGTTTCCAGATTAAGTGGATACAAATCTGGGAAAAGAGATTGCTTTCCACAGCAGCAAGCGACACAGTCCATTGGAAGCCGTCAGCCGGAGCAAATAAGCACTGGTGGATCAGACTTGGCATCTCTGCTGAAGGACACAAACTTGTGTAACCCTGTCCTGACTGTCTAA